Below is a genomic region from Methanosphaera sp. ISO3-F5.
CTTGTAACGACACGTTTATTAAGTCAGCAAATGCTGGATATAATCCAGAGAAACTATAAGTTAATTGTTGTGTTCAACACTTTATTCATGGGTCTTGGATTAACTGGTGTTATTACTCCTTCATTAACATCTGTATTCCATAATGGTAGTACAATGTTAATTGGTTTAGATAGTGCTAGGTCTTCAAATTATGAACATGTGGACACTTTTGAAACCATAGATGTAGAAGTTTAGGTACTTCTACTGTAATCTTTTTTTTCTAAAACAATTTTTTTATTTTAAATTTATGTATAAATCAGCATTTTATAATATTATTACTCACCACATATACATATAATAATTCATTATTTTTACTAAATAAAAAGTTAATACTTTAAATTAAAATAAGCATCAATAAAATAGATAGTGAATACAAAAACAATATGATAAAATAATAGAATTTTATAAAAAAAATAGTGTTAAAAAAGGATGGTAATTATCTTTGTATTTTACTCTCAGCCCTATTAATCAGGTATAATACAGCAAGGAATAACGGCCAAACACTAATCCTGCCAACCCAGAAATCAATGATTAAAACAATCTTAACCATCACAGGCATACTAGCAGAAATATAACTAATAGTTATACCCGTATTACCAATAGATAACGCTGCAACAGTACTAGCCAAAGCAAAGTCATTACAATAAAACAGTATGACAAAAGTACTGAACAAGAATATTAACACATACGAAACAATAAATATCAGTATCGTTTTAATTGTTTTAGTTGATATTTCCCTATCCTTCTTATCATGATTAATACGTTTAGGCTTAATAACATTTTTTGGAAGCATCATTTCCTCTACTTCCCACCATATAGATTTAAACAATATGACAATATTATATAATTTAATACCACCACTGGTAGAACATATAGATCCACCCACAAATGTTAAGAGTAACAATAGGAAGAAACTAAACTGTGGCCAACTAGTAATGTCCTGTGATACAAAACCTGTAGATGACATTACAGAAATTACCTGAAATACCGAGTGCCTGAATATCTGCACTACATCATGACTATAATAACCCTGAGTATACAATGATAACATGATAAGTAATGTTGCTATTGTAACTATCACTACCATTGCTCTTATTTCTACATCCTTGAACAGGTTTTTTGTGTTACCCTTCAATATTCTGTAATGTATAACAAAGTTCGTACTACCCAGTATCATGAGGAATATTGTAACCAATTGTATTGCAACAGAGTCAAATATATGAGTATCCGCTGAATAAATTGAATATCCCCCAGTTGCGAATGCTGTGAAAGTAAAACATATTGATTCGAAAAGGTTTAATCCCAGTATCAGGTATAAGCATATACCCATGGCCGTGATTAACAAGTATAGTTTAAGGAATATCATTGTGGTATGTCTTACATTTGGTGTCATTTGTTCTGTTCTTCCTTCTGCAAAGAACAATCTTTTCAAGCTGACACTTGATGGAACTATTACCAGTAACAATACAATTATTCCCAGTCCACCAAACCATTGTGTTAATGCTTTCCACATTGCAATTGAGTAGGGGTGTGTTTCTTCGGGTATTAATGAAAATCCTGTTGTGGTAATACCACTCATTGCTTCAAAAAAGGAGTCAAATGGTCCTAATTGTCCCGAAATCAAGTATGGAAGACCTGAGTATATTGCTATTATTCCCCATATTCCCAGTACAAATATCAGTGATCCTTTGAGTGATAGGTTTGTCAAATGTTTTCTTCTGAATAATGTGATTAACATTATTCCTGATATGAATGTTATTATTGCTGAGATAATGAATGCGTTTACCAATTTTTGTGTATCATTGTATATTATTCCACAGATTATTGGTGCTATCATTAGTATTGACATTATTATGCACACGTATCCGGTGTAGTGTCCTATTGTTTTCAGTTCGTTTGGTTTTAATTTATTGAGTTTATACGTATTCATTATAATCCCGTGTATTTTATACATATTTATTTTGTAATTTTAAATATTTAATATTTTAATTAGAAATCATATTATTGGATAGAAAACTAGTGGTAAAATTGTAATAAAAAAAAATTGTGGAAAAAAAAGTTTTTTGAAAATAATTAATATTATTATTTTTCAGAGGAGACTACTGTACATAAATCTCTTAATGTTGATCCTATACTTCCGCCTATGGCTCCAAGTACTAATCCGATTATAACCGTTATTAATAGCACTATCATTATTGATGCAGCTATTGATATATCTGTTGTCCCGAATAGGTTTCCTAGTTTAGGAAGGTAATACATTACTAGCATGATACTGAATATTAATGAGAATATAACACTTGCTGCAGTTCCTCTTAGAGTACCATGATTGTTTTTTTTCTTTTTGGATGGATTGTATAGGAATGCTGTGACGAAAGCTGATAGGACTATGGATAATATTGCTCCTGATATTGGTAATCCTATCAGTCTACTTAGTAATAGTACTAGGCTTCCTATGAATATCCCTAATATCATTGATGTTATGTAATTATAGTTTGAATTAAAAATCATTTTTATCTATTCATAGTTTTATTTTACTTAATATTAATTATTTTCTTAATTTAATATTTCATAGTATTCAAGATTTGTGTTGATTCCATTATTTTTGATAATTATTTTTTCGTAGGGTGTTATTATCATTTTTATGTTTTTTCTTGTATCTTCCACATATATTACGTTGTTTTCTAGTTTTTTTATTATGATGGTATCTTGATCTATTATTTCTTGCAGGTCTCTTTGTATTGTTGTGTTGTTAAGTATTAACAGGTCTACTATGTGTTTGTAGTTTAGTTTTGTAAGACCTGGCTTTGTTGATATTGTATTTTCCAGTATGAAATAATCGTCGAATTTTTTTGTGAGTATTGTTTTGTTTTTAAAAATTGAATTGTTTAGATTTTTTAGGTCGATTGTGTCTATGTATATGTATTCACAATCGTTTATCTCGGAATATTCTTTTGGTATGTTTATTATTTTTTTTACTAGATCTGTTTTTTCGTTGAGTTTAATGTCATTGTTTATTTTTTTCATTTTAGAACCTCCATCAAATATATGTATAAATCACCTTAATTATTCAAATACTATTTAAAGTGATTCAATTAAATAATTTTTAATTTATAATATATAAAAGCTTTTATTCATAAAATTAAAGACAGAAAAATAGTTATAAGTTATTTAAAGCTTTTAAAACATATATTTCATATATTGATGAGGAAAAAAAAATAAAACTAAAAAACCTTATCAATAACACTAGTAATCTTCAAAATATCATTATCAGACTTACCCAAACGCTTCATACTCTTAGCAGCAGCCTCCACAGGAGAATCCTTATTCTCCATCATAAACTGACTAATATAAGTCATAAACATCCTAAACTCCATCTTATTCTTAAAAGTCTGACGAAGAACCTTATCAACATCCTTCTCATCCTCACCAATAGCAACATCATCAGTACTGACACCATCCAACGCAGCATTAATAGTATCCAAATCATGATACTTAAGAAGCTCATCCAAAAATGCAGCATTCATACGCTTCCTATTATCAGTATGCTTACGTAACTTCTTATCAGTCTGCATACGTTCCAAGAAGGAATCATAAAACACTTCAACCTCAGGTTCAGTTTTAAAAAGAACCTGAACAGCCTCCAACAAGTTAGTATCAACATTCAAACCAACAAATTCCTCATCCTCTTCCTCTTCCATACGTTTAACTTCTTCAGGCTTCATAAAATATCTCCTCCTAAATCAAATAATTCCAACAACTTATCCAAAACATTAATAATAATCAATAATACAAAATCTAACAGCAACCCTACTGAAAAAAAATATCAAATAATTATTAATCCTGTTAATAGTTTCCTATTTTTCAAATGACTATAAGTTAATAAATATATTCCTACAACAGCAATAAGTCCTTAATACATATAATAAATATTATGTTTATATTCAAAAATAAAACTTACTACACCAGAAAAAAATATGTAAATAAAAGGAGGTTATCTTAATCTATACGTCCATATAAATCTATAATTTCTTCTAAGCCAACACCATCTTCCAATAATTCCAACATATGTTTTGCAGGGTTTGTATGATTATAAACTCTTTCATATAATGAGTCTAGGAATTTTTCCTCACCATACCCTCTTTTTTCCAGTCCCTCCCTTGAAAGATCCAATACTTGTTCTATTAATGCATACAATTTGTCTTCATCAACAAAACTTGGAAGTTCACGATACAAAAAGAGTTTACGCAATTCCGTAGCATTGTAGCCATGATGGTATATGACTTCATCAGCTTCAAGCAGTGCGACAAGTTTTTCAAGGTTATGTTTTAATCCTAACTGAAATGCTCCTACTGTCATAACATCACGTATTGGCTGTGTGCAGGCACTACGATATTCTATTGTCCCCCTGTATGTTAAATCAAGGAATTTGAATGACCTGAGATACTTGATATCATCCAGTTCTGGTGTGAACTCTACTTCATCATATTTTCCCTTGTCACAGAATTCACCATGTATCCGGTCTTGACTGAAATAGTCCATGATATTTATTGTTGGGAAGTTAATATAGTATCCTTCCCTCATTGTACAGTATATGTTTAATGATTCTATATATCTTATCAGATCATCCAGGTCTTTTAGTTCTGTTTCATACATTCCAATGTTATGTGGATTGATTCCATGAGTACTGTCCTGCCAGAAGTTATCTCTACAGCATAATAAGTTTGTATCCTCTTCGAGTAGTACAGAGTTTGAAAATATTACTGCCTTTAATGGTTCTAGTTTGCTGAATGTGTTTATTGTTTTTATAAGATTCTTTTTTTCAACATCTAATTGTATCTGGGATGCACTTGAGAACATTCCATATTCCGGGTGATCATGGAAGTATTTTGGTAATTTTGAATATTTTGAGTATGAGCATAGATGATGATATAACATTTGGTATCTTTCGCTTGGTATTGGGATGTGTTTATTGTATTTCCTATAGGGGTTTATTCCTATGCCTGTTAGTGTATGGTTGTATTTTTCAAATGTTTCTTTAAAGAATTGGTAGTACGTCTTGAATCTTTCATGTACGTTTATTAGGCTTGTTTCTTTGCCTATTGAAAATTCAAGGTTGTTATATGAGCAGTCATAGGATACTATGTCGCCTGTCTGTTTGTCTATCAGTGAGCAGGCGTGCCCGTTATGGTCAATGACATTAAAATTGAATTGTTGAAATTTTTTAAGAAATTCTGCTGTTACTTTGTGTACTATTGTAAAGTTTACTGCTTTTTTTTCTAAGTTTACTATTGGTATTTCCACTTCTACTCCTACAAAGTCCTTGTAACCTTCTGTTGTTGGTTTTATGAATCTGTCATATAAGCGTTTTTTTATAGTTTTTTCACTGATGGTTGAGTGAGTATTCTTTTGCATAGTTTAAATCACCAAATTTTTCTATTAATTTATTTTTCATTTCTTCTGACATGTGATCTACTATATAATCGAAATGTTCTCCGGTTATTCTGTATTCATGGTTATGTGTTCGGCCTCTTTTGTATATTTCTCCGTTTTTTAATGAGATTACTTTGTTTATTGGAAATTCTTTCCAGTTTTCTTTGCTTAGTGGTCTGGTTGATATGAATATGCTGTCATGTGCTTGTAGGTAGTATAATGATTGTTTATAGTTTGCATGAACATACATGAATTCTCCATTGAATAGCATTAGGTTTAATTTGTTTCCTTCTGATAGGTCTCTGATTATTCCTTCGATGAAGTTAAAGCATTCATCACTGTTTAGTGGTGCATTTTTTGCATCTTGTGCTTCGTTTATTTTGTCTATGATGAATAGTAGTATTCTTTCTGAGTCTGTTTCTCCTAGTTGTTGGGATATGTACCTGTTTAGTGGTTCGTAGTTGAATATTGTTCCGTTATGTATTAGTGTCCATGTTCTGCCTGAGTTATCAATTTTAGAAAAGGGATGACAATTGAATGAATCCATGTAGCCCATTGTTGCTAGTCGTATGTGTGCGAATGCATGTTCTACTATGATTGGTTTTTCTAGTATTTGTTGTAGTTCTTTGCTTTGAGATGCTTTAATTGGTTGTTTTTCTATTATTAACTGGTTTTGTTGCATTATTGCTAATCCCCATCCATGTGGGTGTTGTTCGCAGTGGCTGTAGAATTGGTTTAGGTAGTCGTTTATTCTGATGCATCTTTTTGATGTTATTCCGAATAATTCACACATATTGTCACCTCCGTTGTTATTTTTTGTATAAATTAATAATTTGGTTTTTTTTATGCTTAAAATGAATAAGTATATTTATGTTTGTTTTATTACTTAATTCATGGCACTTGTTTTGTTTTTGTTTGGTTTTATTATTAATTTATATTTTTTTCTATTTTTTGATATTTTATGAAAAATTTTTTTATTAAAAATATAATATAACATTGTTAATATTATATAAATGTATTACCACCATAACATATAAACATATGCACAAAAAAACAACCACCAAAAAAAGAAAACAAGGATTAA
It encodes:
- a CDS encoding TrkH family potassium uptake protein: MNTYKLNKLKPNELKTIGHYTGYVCIIMSILMIAPIICGIIYNDTQKLVNAFIISAIITFISGIMLITLFRRKHLTNLSLKGSLIFVLGIWGIIAIYSGLPYLISGQLGPFDSFFEAMSGITTTGFSLIPEETHPYSIAMWKALTQWFGGLGIIVLLLVIVPSSVSLKRLFFAEGRTEQMTPNVRHTTMIFLKLYLLITAMGICLYLILGLNLFESICFTFTAFATGGYSIYSADTHIFDSVAIQLVTIFLMILGSTNFVIHYRILKGNTKNLFKDVEIRAMVVIVTIATLLIMLSLYTQGYYSHDVVQIFRHSVFQVISVMSSTGFVSQDITSWPQFSFFLLLLLTFVGGSICSTSGGIKLYNIVILFKSIWWEVEEMMLPKNVIKPKRINHDKKDREISTKTIKTILIFIVSYVLIFLFSTFVILFYCNDFALASTVAALSIGNTGITISYISASMPVMVKIVLIIDFWVGRISVWPLFLAVLYLINRAESKIQR
- a CDS encoding DUF5518 domain-containing protein, translated to MIFNSNYNYITSMILGIFIGSLVLLLSRLIGLPISGAILSIVLSAFVTAFLYNPSKKKKNNHGTLRGTAASVIFSLIFSIMLVMYYLPKLGNLFGTTDISIAASIMIVLLITVIIGLVLGAIGGSIGSTLRDLCTVVSSEK
- a CDS encoding class II glutamine amidotransferase, translated to MCELFGITSKRCIRINDYLNQFYSHCEQHPHGWGLAIMQQNQLIIEKQPIKASQSKELQQILEKPIIVEHAFAHIRLATMGYMDSFNCHPFSKIDNSGRTWTLIHNGTIFNYEPLNRYISQQLGETDSERILLFIIDKINEAQDAKNAPLNSDECFNFIEGIIRDLSEGNKLNLMLFNGEFMYVHANYKQSLYYLQAHDSIFISTRPLSKENWKEFPINKVISLKNGEIYKRGRTHNHEYRITGEHFDYIVDHMSEEMKNKLIEKFGDLNYAKEYSLNHQ